A region from the Oncorhynchus keta strain PuntledgeMale-10-30-2019 chromosome 5, Oket_V2, whole genome shotgun sequence genome encodes:
- the ankrd40 gene encoding ankyrin repeat domain-containing protein 40, whose product MSTTSLDKELQERLREASAIGDIDEVRILVESGVNINSQNEINGWTCLHWACKRNHKPVVSYLLNSGADQEILTAKDELAVQLTSKPEIRRLLGVEEEEVPEIKEPELPIIPNYLSNPPFMYSKMDNKAELILAQLTQNGNGDHSSDDPHSDSASLSPTHEQQLPQQPQSLLSDIPREGAFIPLAQQNGVSPSPASSLTVNGGLPMDISMEPHLVNHGEYPHSVAHNGAVCSPPLPSPSPSTTSSSSQAQVANANPSMTRQQSLPQQLNCGQGAGGNMPAFQPFFFTSTFPVNVQELVLKVRIQNPNARENDFIEVELDRQELTYRSLLRVCCRELDISTEHVEKIRKLPNTMLRKDKDVARLQDFQELEVVLEKAEGLALLSGAGGLTDRPCYNMKASRLTY is encoded by the exons ATGTCAACGACATCGTTGGATAAGGAATTGCAAGAGCGCTTGAGAGAGGCGTCTGCGATTGGAGACATCGACGAGGTGCGGATTTTAGTGGAAAGCGGAGTAAATATCAACTCTCAAAACGAAATAAACGGATG GACATGTTTGCATTGGGCATGCAAGAGAAACCACAAACCGGTTGTGTCTTACCTGCTGAACTCTGGCGCTGACCAAGAGATCCTCACTGCTAAAGATGAGCTGGCTGTCCAGCTGACCTCTAAGCCTGAAATCAGAAGACTGTTAGGAG TTGAGGAGGAGGAAGTGCCTGAAATCAAGGAGCCTGAGTTGCCAATCATCCCAAACTACCTGTCCAACCCGCCATTCATGTACAGTAAGATGGACAACAAGGCTGAGCTCATATTGGCACAGTTGACCCAAAATGGCAATGGAGACCACTCATCAGATGACCCGCACAGTGACTCAGCTTCCCTGTCGCCCACCCACGAGCAACAGCTGCCTCAGCAACCGCAGAGCCTACTCTCTGACATCCCGAGGGAGGGGGCCTTCATCCCATTGGCGCAGCAGAACGGAGTGTCGCCGAGCCCCGCCTCGTCTCTCACCGTCAACGGAGGCCTGCCTATGGACATCTCCATGGAGCCCCACCTGGTCAACCATGGGGAGTACCCACACTCGGTGGCCCATAATGGGGCTGTGtgctctcctcccctgccctcccccagCCCCAGCACCACCAGCAGTAGCAGCCAAGCCCAGGTGGCTAACGCTAACCCATCTATGACCCGGCAGCAGTCCCTCCCTCAGCAGCTCAACTGTGGCCAGGGTGCTGGGGGTAACATGCCTGCCTTCCAGCCTTTCTTCTTTACCAGTACATTCCCTGTCAATGTGCAAG AGCTGGTCTTAAAGGTGCGCATCCAGAACCCCAACGCGCGGGAGAACGACTTCATCGAGGTGGAgctggacagacaggagctgACCTACCGCTCGCTGCTCCGGGTGTGCTGTCGCGAGCTGGACATCAGCACCGAACACGTGGAGAAGATCCGCAAGCTGCCCAACACCATGCTGCGAAAG GACAAAGACGTGGCTCGGCTGCAGGACTTCCAGGAGTTAGAGGTGGTGCTGGAGAAGGCTGAGGGCCTGGCACTCCTCTCTGGGGCGGGAGGCCTCACCGACAGACCCTGCTACAACATGAAGGCCTCCAGACTCACCTACTAG